The Ignicoccus hospitalis KIN4/I genome includes the window TACGCGAGGTGGACGACGCCAAGTACGTCGCGGAGAGCGTCGGAGACCCGAGCTTGTGGAAGGAGATAATATCGTTGGACGTGGGGGAGGCCATAGTCGCCCAAAGGAAGCTGGCGCGGGTGATCATAAGCAATAGCTAGAGAACTCCTCGAAGTCCTCTTGAGACCAGCGCGCGCACGGGAGCCTCTCGCACTTCACCGCCTTTAACGCCTCCTCGAGGGTCCTATCCAAGGGTCCGTCGCTTTGGACACAGACCACCTTGTCGCCGTAGAGGCCCCTCAACATTTGCAAGTAAGACCCTACCAACTCGGCCTCCAAATTGGAGCATATCTTTTCCTTACAGTAGCCCTTCTGTTCCATTCTGGCGATCAAGGTCTTGGGTCGGGCTTGAAGGTACAGGACCTTCTTCGTGGCCTCGGGCGGGACGAAGTCGACCACTACGCCCTCTATTATGTAACACCCCTCTAACCCCTTTATCAACTCTTCTAACTTGTCCATGTCAACTACGTATAACGGTTTGCCGCATTCATCTTTCTCCACATCTACGTAAAGCTTGTTTTTAACTACTACGTCCGTGACGCTGAGCGACTTACAGCCGATCATTTTCGACAGTTCCTTGGCCACCGTGGTCTTTCCTGAACCCGGGACCCCCGCTATTAAAATAAACATGCGTCCTCCCGGAAGCCTAGGCGTAGGGGTATAATGACGAGGAAGTACGGCTGGGCCGCTTGGAAGGGACAGTTAGACAAGCTGGAAGAGCTGTTGAAGGAGGCCAGAGAGGCCGGTTTCGATTACGTGGAGTTCAGCTTGGATTACCCCCTTCCGTACAAAGCCGACCTAGTTGCCGAGATAGTTAAGAAGATTAAGGACTTCGGATTGGCGGTGAGCTTTCACGCCCCTTGGAGGGGATTGGACGTAGCTACGCTGTGGCCCGAGGTACGTAAAGCCTCTATAGATATCATAAAGAAGTCCATAAGGATGGCCTCAGAGCTCGGCGCGGAGTACGTAGTTTACCACGTCACTACCCCGGAGAAGCTGTTCAAGGACACGGTGGACGAGGTCTACGAGGCCGGGAAGGAGGCGGTCGCGGAGCTCACGGACTTCGCGCGCGAGATGTCTGTAGAGGCGGCGGTGGAGAACGTAGGTAACTTGGGAACCCCCGAGTTCTTCGGCATATTGAAGGACGAGACGAGAGCGAAGTTCTGCTTCGACGTGGCTCACGCGGTGACTACCTTTATGCAGAGGCACAAGTTGAAGTTGAACGACGTAGATGTGGACGAAGTAATAGAGTTGTGGAAGAACGCCATAGGGGGCAGGACCTTGTGTGCCCACGTGCACGGGGTGGAGGCGCCCAGAAGGGAGCACAGGCCGCTGGGCTACCCCCTCACGAAGAGGGCGGCGGCGAAGGCCTACGTCAGCTTGGGCGCAGATTACGTGACCTATGAAATATACTACGTGAGGAAGGGGGAGGAGGCCACGCCCAAGGTAGTCGGGAAGGAGATGAAGGACGTCCGCTCGTGGGAGCTCGTTTACGAGAAGAGGCAAGCCTTGGTGGCTTAAGGCGTAGTCAGAGCTTTATGGGCAGCTTGGGCAACCTTATCCCCCTTTGTCCTTGATAATGGCCTCTAACGCTATAGTCCCGTAACACGGGAGAGTCTGTCCTGAGGAAGACCAAGTGAATGAACGGCACCCCCGGCCTCACCCTCACGGGGAAGGAGCTCCCGATTATTTCAATCACTATTTCGCCCTTGAAGCCCGCGTCCACAACCGTCGGCGGTATGTAAAGGCCCAAGCGCGCGAAGGAGCTCTTTAGATTTACCAAGCCTACTAAGTCGGCCGGCATTTCTATGTACTCTCTCGTGTGGAGAAGTACGTGTTCGTAAGGCTTTATCACTATCCCTTCGTCGTCCATAAAGCCCAGTTCGTAGTACTTGCTCAAGTCTTCCTCCTTGGTGACGTCCAATACGTCTTCCGTATTTTTGAATCTCGCATATTGGTGGCCAATGGTCAAGTCTACCCCGTTCTCGCGCACTTGGTTCTCGTCGAAGGGTTCTATCTTCATTAGTCCCCTCCTTAAATAGGATTTTATGCCGCCGTCGGAGAGAATCAAGTACGTCCCGTTGCAGATCTAGAGGAAACTCGGGTAATAACGCCGTTGCAGGGCGTCACTAATAAACGCCGAATGAGAAGAGCCTGAAGGGTTTTCAAAAATTGGTGGAGCACGAGGAGCCCTTCGCCTTTGTTATAGAGAGCATCAGCGAAGGGAGAATTAGGGAAAGGCTAATGAGCTGTTTGGAGAGGAAGGACGAGGCCAAGGGTTTCCTGGAGAGCATTATGCTCTCGAAACGCGAGGAGTCGCCGGTAATATGCGTGACCGGCAAGCACCTAACCCCCCGCGGCGTCTACGATAAGTTCGTTCTCGTGCTCCCCCACGAGGCCAAGTTCATAGACGACGAGGACTACGACGAGGAAGAAGTGATGTTCTTCGAGCACCGGGGCAAGGTGTACTTAGTGAGGGTTTTCCTAGACCGCGATGGCATGGAAAAACTTACTATCGAAAGGCTTTAGGCCGTGAGGGCTATTAGCGTGGTGGTCTCCCTAATTCCTTCGCTCTTCCTCACTTTGTTGAGTATGTAGTCCTCTATCTTACTCAAGCTGTCGGCCTCGAAGATTGCTATTACGTCGTAAGGCCCGGTTACTATGTCGACCCTGCTGACGTAGTCCAAGCCCTTTAAAGCTTGGTAAACCTTCTCTTCCATGCCCGACTCAGTCTTAATCAGTAGGTAGACGCGTGCCAAGGAGGCCCACCGCCGTTAGGTTATACGGGGAGGATCATTTTTACCTTACCTCACCGCAGCCCCCACGGCCTCCCTCAGCGAGCGGAACCCCTTGGAGTGTAGCCACCAAGCCAACCCGGCGAGGACCTCAGAAAACACCCCGAGCCCCTTATCGGCCACGGCGCTGCCTATCTGAACTGCACTCGCCCCAGCCAACACGAGCTCCACGGCGTCCCTCCACTCGTACACCCCACCGACGCCGACGATGGGGGCCTTGAGTTCTTTGTAGACTTCATAGACTGCCCTCACGGCTATAGGGTGGATGGCCCTCCCAGACAGCCCGCCTACTTTGTTCGTTAGGACGGGTTCCATAACATCAATATCTATTACCATGGCCCTTATCGTATTTATCAAGACCAGGCCGGACGCCCCAGCGTCCAGCGCGGCGCTGGCGGTGTCCACGAGCTTGTCCACGAGCCCGAGCTTGGCGAACACCGGCACGTTAACCGTGGTGGCCACGGCCTCTACTACCTTCCTAACGGCATTTATATCCATCCCCAGCTCGAGACCTAACCCCTTCGCGTGGGGGCACGAGAGGTTCAACTCCAAGGCGCTGGCGCCCGCGTCCACGGAAGCCCAAGCGGCCTCCGCGAACTCTCGCTCGTCCTTACCAGCTATAGACACGACCACCGGTAGGTTGTACTTCCTCCCGACCTCCACCAACTCCTTCGCGACCTTGACTCCGGGGTTGGCCAGCCCCACGGCGTTCACGAGCCCGCACGGCGTGGAGACCACTATAGGGGGGTCGTTCCCCTTTCGGGGCTCTAGAGTGAGCGTTTTGGTGACTAGAGCCCCTACCTTCGCCTTCTTGGCCACGGCCTCCAACGCATCCGGGCTCCCTCCCAATATCCCGGAGGCCGGCATCAGGGGGAGTCTCAACTTCAGCCCGCCCACGTCCGCGCTTAGGTCCAGCACCCCGTCGCCCCCTCGCAGAACTTTCTTAGGATTATATCGGGAGGTCCGGAAGCTTCGACGGGCATCAAGGGTTGCGGAAGGGAGTCATCAACGTAGTTGAGGTGCTAGTGTTAATAGTAATCTTCTTAGCGGCGGCTGCATTCTTGGCATCATTCTATATGACGTCCGTGACGCAACAATCTGAAAAGATAAAGGAGGAAAGCCAGAAGAACGTCTTCCTAATAAATCCTCCGGCGAAGGTCATAGGTACGGTAGTGGTGGAAAACTACACGAACAGCGAGAGCGAGGCCAACGGACAGAAGGACGCAGTTCCCTTCGCTTGCTTAGAGGAGGTAGGGAGCGGCAAGAGCTGGTGGCTCTCGAGCGTGTACTTGATAAAGGGGTATGGCGGAAACGTCTTCAAGTCGGTTTCCTTGTATGACGTAGTAAAAACCGTTTCCGAAGTGTCTAACTTAGGCGACGGGAGCAAACAGAACTTCACCGAGGTCGCCTTCGGGAACCTCAACAAGCTCGTAGCCCTCTGCTACTTGAACGACACCTTGAACGCGGTCTACAAATTCGACGTCAGCTGCGACGAGGAAGTCCTCAAGAAAACCGTAAACGACGCCGTAGGGTGGTGCAAGTCCAAAGCAAACGCTCAAACCACGTGGATGGTGAAGTTCCTGAACCCCTTCCAGTACTTGCCCAGCGGCGGGGTGGGCGTAGCGGTCGGGCCGATAATACCCGGGGAGGTAGTTCAACAAGGGGGCACCTTCAGCTTCAAGGTAAAGTTAGCCGAGAGCTACGACCCCAACCCGCTGCTCCCCTACTCCTTAAAACAAGAGGGCAGCTTGACCTTCGACGACATAGTTTCGTGGATCCAGAAGGGCAACGGGGCGGTGTCAGCTGTAGGGGTGATCGAGGCGGTCTGCGAGAGCTGTACTTTCAGCGTGGGTTAGGGCATTTGGAGGAGCTTGTGGACTTGGGGTACTACCCTCACCCTCCTTTTTAGGTAGTCGTCCTTCAACACCTCGAGGACGAGCTCCCTCGCGGCGGACGCGTAACCCTCGCCCTCGTCCAAGGGTTGGAGGACCACGGGCCTCGGGACGTCTCCGAGCTCTTCGAGGAACTTCTTTACACACGTTAGGTCTGTCCTCCGCACCACTAACTTCAGTTCCCCCGAGAAGTTCTCCAATATCCTCCTGACTGTTGACGGGAAGTTTATGTAGTAATCGCAAGTAACTTTGGGGCTTACAGTAATCCAGATTTCGTGTCCTTCCAGGGCGCTGGGGTAGATCGTGCCGTTGGTCTCTATTTGGACGAGCCCTTTGAACCCCTTCTCTTCGAGCTCTTTCAAAAAGCTCCTTATCTCCAGTTGCCACAACAGGGGCTCTCCGCCGGTTAACACTATGAGGCCCACGCCGCTCTCGAGGGCCCTCTCCGCTACCTCGCTCACGGGGACCTTGAGTCCTGGGGACCAAGAGTACTTCGTGTCGCACCAAGGGCAGCGCAAGTTACACCTCGCGAGCCTCACGAAGTAGGCGGGCGTCCCCACCAAGCTGCCCTCGCCTTGAATCGACAAAAACTCCTCAATTACTTCGAACTCCGACATCAGAGCCCGGCCTTGGCCTTTATCTGCTCTACCTCCTTGATTATCTCTTCTACCAAGTCCTTGGCCGCGCCGGGGTCTATTATGGCGGCGGCAGCGGCTTGCACCTCTATGCCGGCAGCCTCCCCGAGCTTCTTCTTGCTGGGCACGTAGACGTAAGGTATCTTCTTCTCTTCACAGAGCAAGGGCAAGTGCGCCACTATCTCTGGGGGGTCCACGTCCTCCGCGATCAGCACCAGCTTCGCGAGGCCCTTGTCGACGGCCTTGGTAGTTTCGTTAGTACCCTTCTTTATCTTCCCGCCGCTCTCTCTGGCCTTCCTCAAAGCCTCGTAAGCCTTCTCGGCCAACTCGGGGGGCACTTCAAACCTAACGTAGAACGGCTTGCTCATCCTCATCTACCCCTCGTCGTGAGGGGCACGAGGGAGGGAGGTTAAAAAAGAGTGAAGGGAGGCCCGCGGCGCCGATGAGGAGCAAGCTGAGCGCTGAAAGGTGATTGGAGGTCGGGCTCCGAGGCCTCGGACCCCGTAGGGTGTTCCTCACCTTCTTCTCGGCACCCGGAGCTACCTCATCAGCCTCTGTGGAGCCTGAGCGTCGGAGGGGGGACGTGGCCTTTCAACCTTATGAAGTTGTTGGGGCGCAAGTCCTCCACCGGGAGCACCACTCCTCTCCCCAAGAGGCCGCCTAACTCGATAACGTCCCCAGGCTTGGCGTCGGGAACTGGCAGCAAGCGAACTCCTAACGGCTTGCTATTTATTACACCTATCATGAGTTGGTCCAGAGTTATAGAGGCCAAGGTTTCTGGGGTTACCAAAGGAATCGGCACCATGTCCAGCCCGGCCGAGCAGACAGACGTGTAAGCGATCAACTTGTACAAGTCCAAGGTCCCCCTCTGAGCGGCCTCGACCATCCCCGAGTCCTCGCTCAGCGGGACGAAGAGTCCGGAGAACCCACCGAAGCGCGAGACAGCCATCGCCCCTCCCTTCTTCAAGGCTTCTACCAACAATGCTAGCGCCGCCAGAGTTCCCGGGGCCCCAAAGGAGGGCACGCCCATGGCCTCTACCACCTTAGCCACGCTGTCCCCCATCTTGGGCGTCGGCGCCAAACTCAAGTCCACAGATCCCATTTCAACTCCCATCTTCTCGGCCACCTTCCTGCCGGCGAACTCCCCCAGCCTCGCGATCTTGAACGCCGCCTTCTTTAAAACCTCGTAGAGCTCTCGGAAGCTGTTGACCTTAGACCTCCTTACTACGGCCTCCATGACGCCGGGGCCGGAGATCGCTACGTTCACCTCGGCCTCGGGCCTCCCCTTGCCGTGGTGGGCGCCGGGCATGAAGGGCACGTCCCCGGGCAAGTTCGCCGAAACTAGGAACTTGGCGTTGCCAGTACCTTTGGTCCTTATGGCCAAGTCTATTAGCGCTTCGCTCACCTCATATACGGCCTCTACGTTCAAGCCGCTCCACGTGTCGCCGACGTTCAAGAACCCGAAGAGCCTCTCGGTTTTCGATAAAACCTCTGGTAAAACCTTGATTAAGGTTTTTGCTCTCGCGTTCAGTCCGACCTCTGCAAAAGCTCCGAAGCCTCCGAGGGCGTCCACCCCGGTCTTTACGGCTGCTCTGTCCAGCTCCTTCGCCAGCTCGACCAGCTCCTCTTCCTTGTTGACCACCTCGGCGAGGGGGGTCAGCGCCATCCTTACTGTTACTATAGGTATGCCGTGCTCTTCGCTTACTTCCCTAACGGCACGCACTAGCTCCGAGCCCTTGCTTTCGACCGTTTCCACTATCTCTTCCTTCTCCTTCCCTGTGACGTCTAACGAGAGGGTTACTGCTCTCACGTCCAAGTTCAAGTAGTGAAGCATCTCAGTAACTTCAGCTATCTCCTCGGGCCTGAACCTCAACCTTCCTACACCTCTTCCGCCGCTTCTCGGACCGAATCTCCATAGCTTTTACCATCCACTCGCGGGGCACCAGCTCGAACGGGCACCCCTCCAGCTCGGTTACCCATAACGGCCTGGGCGGCAGCTCTACGTCTGCAAAGTAGGCGACTTCGACCCCCTCGAGCTCTTTGGCTGAGAGCTCCAACGCTCTAGAGATCTGCTTCGTGCCGAAGTAATATAGCAAAACCTCTACGGGGAAATAGCTGGAGATCGTGCATCCTTTAACAAAGTCGTCGTAAGCTAAGGCAGCGGCGGCCCTCAGCCTCACCGGGTCGGTGCCGTAGGCGTGCCTAGGCCTCTCCGGAACCTCCGCCTTCCCCCAGAATATCAAGCTCGACCCCCAAGGCCTCCTCTAGGGCGCCCTTAACGCTGGGGTCCTCTCTGAGCGTTTCAGACGCGTCCCACGGGAAGACGATCCAGTTCCCGCTCTCCTTGACCCAGAGATCAACCTCCTCCGAGCACTGAGGTTTTTTGAACAAAACTGCGGTAGTTATTGACTTGGGGGAGTAAGCCTCGAGGAACTTCTTAGCGACGCTCAAGGTCTCGCCGGAGTCGCACACGTCGTCCACTAAGAGGATTCTCAAGTCCGTCACGTTGCCAATGAGCGGCAGCGTGACGACCGGTTTGCCCTTCTTCCCTATCCCTCTGTAACTCTTGATTCTCATGACGTACAATTCCAAGCCCAAGGCATCTGCTATTAGGTGGGCCGGGACGTAGCCTCCCCTTAAGAGACCCACCACTGCGTCCACCGAATCGCCGATCGCCTTTGCCAACTCCAAACTCATCTTGTGGACTTCTTCCCAACTCACGACTTCGTACATCCGGGGGCCCTCAAGCGTGAGGAGTGGGAGGGTTTGTGCCCTACCCCTGACCCTCCGAGTCATCGCCCGGTGCACCGGCCTCCTCGGAGTTCTCTTTGGTAGGGCCGGTCCCCGTAGGCTGGCCCTCGCGTTATTTAAAAATCATTTGAGGAGCGCTTCGTAGCTCTTTACCTCGTCGCTGACGACGAGCACTGCCTTAAGGCCGGCTATGTCTACATCAAACTTTACGTTCAATATTTCGTTGGGTTTCAACTCTTTCCTCTCGAGGACCGTCTCTTCGCCCCTCCTCCTTATCACCTTGCCGTCGGGGGCGTTAACGGTGTAATAGTAAAGCACGGAGAGCCTTTCAATGAAGACGGGCTTATCCGACGCGTTCCGTATAACGGCCTTGTTCCCCTCTACGCTCGCCTCCAAGGGACCTAGGGCAGCCTTCAAGACGCGGCTCAGCTCCGAGCTAAGCTTCGATCGAGCTCTTAATGAGACTTCCTCCACCGAACTCACTTGAGAGAAGAGTCATCACCGGCTCAGGAGACCGTCGTTCGATCATCGTTCGGGCCTCACTTCACCATTAGCGAGTGCTCCCTCCTTATCTCGAACTTTACCCCCTCTACTAGCTTCCCCAGCTTGTTTGCCAACAACTTCATTATGTCGTTTGTGACTTCATAGTTCCTCAGTCCGTAGGTGAGCTCGTACTCGATCCAGTCGTTCCCCACCCCCCTTACCTTTATTTTGGGTTCGGCAACGCTGAACTTCTTGGTGTAAACGACAGCGTCCTTCAAGGCCTCTTCAATGGCGTTGAAGTCATTCACCCCGTAGAACCGGACGGTTAGCGTGAAGGGCAAGGAACGGCTCGGTATCCTCACGAGCTCCATCGCGACCAAGCTGTTGGGCACTCTTATGGTTTCCTCGTACTCTCCCCTGAGCTCTACGAAGAACGGCGTTATCCTCTTTATCCAGCCCCTCACGCCCCTCGTTAAGATAACGAAGTTGCCTACGTTGACTATCTTAGTGGACGTTATTATGTAGTAGTGGACGATGGACCTCACTACGTCCCAGAGGAGGAACGGCGTGGTGATCAGTAACGCAGAGAGTAAGAACGCTAGTACTTGAGGAGACAGGTACCCTACGAAGTCCCCTACAATTAACATTATCATGAAGATGTAGTCGAGTATGTGGGTTACGTCTTTGGCACTCGTCGGGGTCATTATCCTCCTCTTAACCATGTCCTTTATTATCTTTATCCTTAAGAACAAGTAAGCAAGCACGAGTAATATCGAGTAGGGGACGGTAACGTACAGCCACAGCTCCACGTCTCTCACCTCAGCGCGCTCTCGATCTCCTCCTCCCTCCCGACCGGGGCGAGTAAGATCAGGATGTACCCCGGCTCCAAAGTTAATTCCTCCTCGGGTTCCACGAACTGTTCGCCGTTGAAGACCGCTAATATCATCACGTCCTTTGGCAATATCTCTTTTATTTCGCTTATTTTCATGCCTACGCTGCTGTCTCCCGAAGTGATCTCTATTGAGTATATCCCGTACTTGCCGCTGAGGACCTTAGTCAGCTCCACTATCCCGTATTTACCCTCGATGTAGCTGAGCACGAGCTTGGCCGACACTATCGGCGATGGGAAAGTGACGTCCGCCAGACCTAACATCTCTATAAGCTCTGAGGCTTTGGCCGTCCTCGTGACGACCACTATGTTCCCTACCCCGTATTCCTTTGCTACTGCAGCTACGAACAAGTTTACTTCATCCCGGTCTGTGGAGGCTATGACTACGTCGAAGCTCCCCAGCTCGAGCTCTTCATAGAGGCTCGGGTCCGTGGCGTCCCTGTTGATCACCATGACGTCTGCCTCCCTCGCCAGCGCTTGACACTTCTCGCTGTTAACGTCAACCGCCACTACGTCGTAACCTTTCAAGCTTAAGTCGGTGGCCACGCGGCGCCCCAACTCGCCTATCCCTACGACTAAGATTTTCAACTCCTATCACCCCATTGCCACTTCTAAGGCTAACAGAGTTGCCCACGCGGTATACACGTAAGGGAGCATAGCCTTATCCGGCCGAGTTATCGAAATTATGGACATTATGAGGTAGCTCGTGATTACCAACGGTATCCAGTCGATCAAGTTCAACCTCAAGAGAGAGGTGAGGAATATTAAATGCGCTCCGGTGGCGTAGGCCAACGCGAACGGCCTCTCTTTCTTTACCTTGTCCCTTAGCGTTCTCCAGAACACCGTTGAGAGCGAATAGAGGAAGGCGTAGTTCAGCAACAACAGCTCGCCCCAGTCCGCCAAAACCCTTGCCCGCCGGGGCCCTCGCGTTGAACTAAATGAGCTTCCGCTGCACACCTATGGCTATCTTCGTCGGCTTTCCCCTGGCCGGGAGTGCCACGTTATAGATGGTCAACCTACCCAAGTTGACGTAGGCCACCCTGCCGTAGTGGGCGTGGCCGTGGACGGCCAGCCTTACTCCCTCTTCCAACAACACCCTTTCGATCCTGGGGTCGCCCAAGTAAGGCCATATGCTCCTCTTCTCGCCCACCAACGTCTTCCACGTAGGAGCATAATGACTCAAGTAGATGACTGTGGGACACTCCTTCTTAGCCTCCCTTATTAACTTTCTAATGACTTCGGGCTTCTTAGAGTACTCCTCCTCTATGTTGGGCAAGTGCTTCCTCTGCCAAGAGGTGGGCCTCAACAGAGAGCCCCGGGAACCCACCACGCTAACGCACGGACCTCCCAAGTCCATCACCGCGTACTCGTCGTCCAGCCAGCGGACTTCCGGGTAGGCCTCCCTGAACTCCTCCTCCTTCTCCCTGTACTCCTCGTTCCCGAAGACCGATATGATGAAGTCCGATCTGGACTTGGCGAACTCCACAACTGGCCGCAAGTTCTCTACCCTAGACCTCTCCACCAAGTCGCCGGCCATCAGGGTTAGGCGGTAGCGACCGTCAGCTTTTAATAGATGGAGGTATTTAGGGGAATGGACGTCGGAAAACGCGAGCGCTAACAAGTGGTTCCCGGTCGATGTCTGTCGAAGAAGGGACTTAGGTGTGATCCCCCAACATTTGAACATCCTTCCAGAAGGTCGGAGAGGTGGTCGAAACTGAGCAGTAAGGGGAGGCGTAAGAAGAGCAGCAAGGTCAAGAGGAGGCAGTGGGACCCAGCTAAGTTCGCGGAGGACGCGGCCCCCTTGGTGGCCTCCGCCCTAGGTTTGGACTCCTTGGGCTTGAGCGAGGACGAATACGTAGAGCTCTTGAGAGATATAATAGTGGGCTTGGTTGGCGACAGGGTGACCAAGCCGAAGCCGGAGAACATAATTAAAAACATAAGGAGAAACGAAAGCAGGATAATGTCAATAATAGCGTTCAAATTGTTAGAGGTAGTTCCGGAGGGCAAGCTCACGCCCGAACAGTACGAGTTCGTAGCGGCGAACATAGGGCCTTTGGTAATACCGGTGGCCCAGCGCTTGTACAAAGAGGCCAAGAGGCTCGGGCTGGACGTCACCCCCCTCCAAGGGGCTTGGGAGGAAGGCTGGAGGCTGCGGGGCGACCCGGGGCCGGTGGGCTACTGTCCGAACTGCGGTTTCAGAGCGGTGGCCCCGGACGGGAGCTGCATGGTCTGTGGGAAGGTGCTGGACGACAAGGAGCTGAAGGAGGCGGTGGAGTTCGACGCGAAGTTCGAGGAGTTCTTGGAGACTGCGTCGTGCAACGAACTCAAGGAGGCCTTTAAGAGGGGGACCCTCTACGTCTCCCACGCCTCCACGTCCCTCGAGCCGCAGACGAAGTGGGACGTGGAGGTGTTTCTGAGCAAGAAGGAGAGGGAGGCGCTGAGGTCCGCTATCTCCCGGCGCTGTCAGCCCTCCTAAACTTCTCCAACGCCCCTTCGTCCACCCTGCCCTTGAACACGGCGACCACGCGCACCACGTCAGAGCCCGTGCTCAACGATACCTCGTTCAAGTAGGCCCTCTGTTTGTCAAACCTCAAGTAAAGCTTGCTCCCCTCGGTCCTCAAGTCCATCTCACGCTTCAGTATCTGATACTCGAGCTCGTCCATCCTACTAATTATGTTCCTAAGCGCCTTTTGTGCCTTCTTGCCCTTAATCACCATCTTTACGTACGTAATGGGGTTGCCGTGGTGCCCCCTCGACCTAAGCGTCTCGACCTCGTCCACGTCCTCTTTATTAAGACCCAACAAGTTGAATACGGATTCCATGACCTTTTCGGGGTCTTCGGTCGCGTGTATTATAACGGTTACTTCTACCCTCTCTATCATTTCAAGCCCGCCAAAATTAAGGCCGCGGCGCCTATAGGGCCTATCTCGCCCTCCAAGCCCTTAGGGTAAATTGCCTTCCCCTTAGAGGCCTCTAGCTTGCTGAGCCCGGGCTCGCTGGCGCCCACCACGACTAGGGTTACGCCCTCCGCCTCCACGCGCTCCACTTCCTCGCCGTACTCCCTTGAGACCGTGTACACCCTCTGGGGCTTCAGCAACTCCAACGCGTCGTCTATGTCTGGGAAGACGAAAAACGCCTTGTCCAGTTTGTACGCCAACTTGCTCACCTCTGGGACGCCTATCTGTGCCGCGGCGCCCGAGGGCTTCGTGACCACGAGTCCGCTCACGGGCTCCCCGAAACCGAAGGCGAGCTTGGCCAAGTCCTCTAAGCGTTGGACGCTCGTGGGCGCATGTGCGACGACGAATACCTTCTTCAAGGTTCTCTGGGCCGACCCCTCTAAGGGACTTAAATCTTGATTGCGTCGCCGCCCTTTATAAGGTCTTCAACGAACTCCCCTAAATTGTTGTAGGTCTTAGCGTTTATTTTCTTGGAAATCTCCTTAGCCCTCTTCCCGACGACAACAGCTTCGTCGGCTCTCTCTAACATTTTAATATCGTTGTAGCCGTCACCCACGGCCAAAACGAAGTCGAACCATGGGCGCAGCTTATCCACGACCTCTCCCTTTTCTTTAAATACGGGTAACACGCCCACGATCACGCCGTTGTGATAGATAAGCTTTTGGGAGACGTAGTCGTCCACCCCTAGGGCGTGCGCCACCGGGGCCACGAACTCCTCGAAGCCTCCGGAAACTATCATCGTTACGTACTGCCTCTTCTTCAACTCGGAAATCAAGGTTACGGCCTCCGGCCTTATCTTCCCTATAGCCCTCTTGGCCACGCTCTCCACTACTTCCTTCGGGGTCCCGAGGATGAGCCTCACCCTGTCCAAGAAGCTCTCGTACCAGCCCGGCCCCCTCAACCCCTT containing:
- a CDS encoding adenylate kinase family protein, translated to MFILIAGVPGSGKTTVAKELSKMIGCKSLSVTDVVVKNKLYVDVEKDECGKPLYVVDMDKLEELIKGLEGCYIIEGVVVDFVPPEATKKVLYLQARPKTLIARMEQKGYCKEKICSNLEAELVGSYLQMLRGLYGDKVVCVQSDGPLDRTLEEALKAVKCERLPCARWSQEDFEEFSSYCL
- a CDS encoding sugar phosphate isomerase/epimerase family protein codes for the protein MTRKYGWAAWKGQLDKLEELLKEAREAGFDYVEFSLDYPLPYKADLVAEIVKKIKDFGLAVSFHAPWRGLDVATLWPEVRKASIDIIKKSIRMASELGAEYVVYHVTTPEKLFKDTVDEVYEAGKEAVAELTDFAREMSVEAAVENVGNLGTPEFFGILKDETRAKFCFDVAHAVTTFMQRHKLKLNDVDVDEVIELWKNAIGGRTLCAHVHGVEAPRREHRPLGYPLTKRAAAKAYVSLGADYVTYEIYYVRKGEEATPKVVGKEMKDVRSWELVYEKRQALVA
- the dcd gene encoding dCTP deaminase — protein: MILSDGGIKSYLRRGLMKIEPFDENQVRENGVDLTIGHQYARFKNTEDVLDVTKEEDLSKYYELGFMDDEGIVIKPYEHVLLHTREYIEMPADLVGLVNLKSSFARLGLYIPPTVVDAGFKGEIVIEIIGSSFPVRVRPGVPFIHLVFLRTDSPVLRDYSVRGHYQGQRGIRLPKLPIKL
- a CDS encoding Lrp/AsnC ligand binding domain-containing protein; this encodes MARVYLLIKTESGMEEKVYQALKGLDYVSRVDIVTGPYDVIAIFEADSLSKIEDYILNKVRKSEGIRETTTLIALTA
- the pyrD gene encoding dihydroorotate dehydrogenase PyrD, producing the protein MLDLSADVGGLKLRLPLMPASGILGGSPDALEAVAKKAKVGALVTKTLTLEPRKGNDPPIVVSTPCGLVNAVGLANPGVKVAKELVEVGRKYNLPVVVSIAGKDEREFAEAAWASVDAGASALELNLSCPHAKGLGLELGMDINAVRKVVEAVATTVNVPVFAKLGLVDKLVDTASAALDAGASGLVLINTIRAMVIDIDVMEPVLTNKVGGLSGRAIHPIAVRAVYEVYKELKAPIVGVGGVYEWRDAVELVLAGASAVQIGSAVADKGLGVFSEVLAGLAWWLHSKGFRSLREAVGAAVR
- a CDS encoding 7-carboxy-7-deazaguanine synthase QueE produces the protein MSEFEVIEEFLSIQGEGSLVGTPAYFVRLARCNLRCPWCDTKYSWSPGLKVPVSEVAERALESGVGLIVLTGGEPLLWQLEIRSFLKELEEKGFKGLVQIETNGTIYPSALEGHEIWITVSPKVTCDYYINFPSTVRRILENFSGELKLVVRRTDLTCVKKFLEELGDVPRPVVLQPLDEGEGYASAARELVLEVLKDDYLKRRVRVVPQVHKLLQMP
- the rpl7ae gene encoding 50S ribosomal protein L7Ae, which translates into the protein MSKPFYVRFEVPPELAEKAYEALRKARESGGKIKKGTNETTKAVDKGLAKLVLIAEDVDPPEIVAHLPLLCEEKKIPYVYVPSKKKLGEAAGIEVQAAAAAIIDPGAAKDLVEEIIKEVEQIKAKAGL
- a CDS encoding PFL family protein, coding for MRFRPEEIAEVTEMLHYLNLDVRAVTLSLDVTGKEKEEIVETVESKGSELVRAVREVSEEHGIPIVTVRMALTPLAEVVNKEEELVELAKELDRAAVKTGVDALGGFGAFAEVGLNARAKTLIKVLPEVLSKTERLFGFLNVGDTWSGLNVEAVYEVSEALIDLAIRTKGTGNAKFLVSANLPGDVPFMPGAHHGKGRPEAEVNVAISGPGVMEAVVRRSKVNSFRELYEVLKKAAFKIARLGEFAGRKVAEKMGVEMGSVDLSLAPTPKMGDSVAKVVEAMGVPSFGAPGTLAALALLVEALKKGGAMAVSRFGGFSGLFVPLSEDSGMVEAAQRGTLDLYKLIAYTSVCSAGLDMVPIPLVTPETLASITLDQLMIGVINSKPLGVRLLPVPDAKPGDVIELGGLLGRGVVLPVEDLRPNNFIRLKGHVPPPTLRLHRG
- a CDS encoding phosphoribosyltransferase, with amino-acid sequence MYEVVSWEEVHKMSLELAKAIGDSVDAVVGLLRGGYVPAHLIADALGLELYVMRIKSYRGIGKKGKPVVTLPLIGNVTDLRILLVDDVCDSGETLSVAKKFLEAYSPKSITTAVLFKKPQCSEEVDLWVKESGNWIVFPWDASETLREDPSVKGALEEALGVELDILGEGGGSGEA